The proteins below come from a single Mya arenaria isolate MELC-2E11 chromosome 6, ASM2691426v1 genomic window:
- the LOC128239011 gene encoding E3 ubiquitin-protein ligase DTX3L-like, whose amino-acid sequence MIIEQNKSKDETRLNSMKPKCDDLRAKVEDIKSKLAEQEGNTTQLFIEVQRAKKQIETLQFGMVDINKEMAVHRYQILIDPATERLLSSSTGLGTVIEMSSSKDRTLNCNHLVEPDSEKQIPGVTTKVINQVGVESFQDDGSSGKLTEEESQDSDNMAKAEEQNCCPICLDNISDPKKLICGHVFCTKCIDMCLEVGKKVCPICFTVVGKITGDQPSGTMTVYSTCDPKQRELIINYNFPNGRQESRHPPPRQPFRGSKRTAYLPDNEKGRTICRMLKVAFRRKLVFTTRQTKDTSREVITWNDIHHKTDHGPFTLCGYADPSYLERVTGELKAKGITEEDIDRREPIDGTIYA is encoded by the exons ATGATCATAgagcaaaataaaagtaaagatgAAACACGTCTCAACTCCATGAAACCCAAATGTGATGACCTCAGAGCCAAGGTTGAAGACATTAAATCCAAACTTGCAGAACAGGAGGGAAACACTACCCAATTGTTTATTGAAGTACAAAGAGCAAAGAAACAAATAGAAACTCTGCAGTTTGGCATGGTTGACATAAACAAAGAGATGGCTGTTCACCGCTACCAGATACTAATTGATCCGGCCACTGAAAGACTGTTGTCATCAAGCACGGGTCTTGGTACTGTAATCGAAATGTCGAGTAGCAAGGATAGGACATTGA ACTGCAACCATTTGGTGGAGCCTGATTCCGAAAAGCAGATACCTGGTGTGACGACAAAAG TCATAAATCAGGTTGGAGTTGAGTCATTTCAAGATGATGGAAGTAGTGGAAAACTTACAGAAGAAGAAAGTCAGGATAGCGATAATATG GCAAAGGCAGAAGAACAAAACTGTTGTCCGATATGCTTGGACAATATCAGTGACCCAAAGAAGTTGATATGTGGCCATGTTTTTTGTACTAAATGTATTGATATGTGTTTGGAAGTTGGAAAGAAAGTGTGTCCAATCTGTTTCACAGTGGTCGGTAAAATCACTG GCGATCAACCCAGTGGAACTATGACAGTATACAGTACATGCGACCCAAAACAACGGGAGCTCATAATTAACTATAACTTTCCTAATGGTCGACAAGAG AGTCGTCACCCACCTCCTAGACAACCTTTTCGAGGGTCAAAAAGAACAGCTTACCTTCCAGACAATGAAAAAGGGCGTACCATTTGCCGAATGTTGAAAGTTGCTTTCAGACGAAAACTTGTCTTTACCACTAGACAAACTAAAGACACAAGCCGTGAGGTGATAACTTGGAACGATATTCATCACAAGACCGACCATGGGCCGTTCACact GTGTGGGTATGCAGATCCGTCCTACCTGGAGCGTGTTACTGGCGAGCTTAAGGCCAAGGGTATAACTGAAGAGGATATTGATAGGCGTGAGCCAATTGACGGCACAATATACGCATAA